The following proteins are encoded in a genomic region of Neomicrococcus aestuarii:
- the pcaH gene encoding protocatechuate 3,4-dioxygenase subunit beta, which produces MSAQETSTDKSFENSHALDPAATADSQQQIDQEIADLHGGYRAAVESGESKEETQPRINFAPYRSSLLRHPTKNLHHADPETIELWSPAFGERDVHALESDLTIQHNGEPIGERIVVQGRVLDGDGRPVAGQLIEIWQANAAGRYIHKRDQHPAPIDPNFTGVGRAITGPNGEYKFTTIKPAPYPWKNHHNAWRPAHIHFSLFGTDFTQRMITQMYFPGDPLFSLDPIYQSITDQKARDRLVATYDHSVTSHEWNTGYNWDIVLTGSNRTWMEDGEDEH; this is translated from the coding sequence GTGAGTGCTCAAGAAACGTCCACTGACAAATCGTTCGAGAACAGCCACGCGCTTGACCCCGCAGCCACGGCCGATTCCCAGCAGCAGATCGACCAGGAAATCGCAGACCTTCACGGCGGCTATCGCGCCGCTGTCGAGTCCGGCGAGAGCAAGGAAGAGACGCAGCCGCGCATCAACTTTGCGCCATACCGCTCTTCACTGCTCCGCCACCCCACCAAGAACTTGCACCACGCGGATCCAGAGACTATCGAGTTGTGGTCCCCGGCGTTCGGCGAGCGTGATGTGCATGCGCTTGAATCGGATCTGACCATCCAGCACAACGGTGAGCCCATCGGCGAGCGCATTGTGGTGCAGGGTCGCGTTCTTGATGGCGACGGTCGCCCGGTTGCCGGCCAGCTGATCGAAATCTGGCAGGCCAACGCCGCCGGCCGCTACATTCACAAGCGTGATCAGCACCCTGCCCCGATTGACCCGAACTTCACCGGTGTGGGCCGCGCCATCACGGGACCTAACGGCGAATACAAGTTCACCACTATCAAGCCGGCCCCGTACCCGTGGAAGAACCACCACAACGCGTGGCGCCCAGCGCACATTCACTTCTCGCTGTTCGGCACGGATTTCACGCAGCGCATGATCACCCAGATGTACTTCCCGGGCGATCCACTCTTCAGCTTGGACCCGATCTACCAGTCCATCACGGACCAGAAGGCCCGCGACCGCTTGGTTGCTACCTACGATCACTCGGTCACTTCCCACGAGTGGAACACCGGCTACAACTGGGACATTGTCCTCACGGGCAGCAACCGCACGTGGATGGAAGACGGAGAGGACGAACACTAA
- a CDS encoding 4-hydroxybenzoate 3-monooxygenase: MTEGTTTKTQVAIVGGGPAGLMLSHLLSQRGIDNVVVEKRDHDTIYNTHRAGILEQQAVKMLTETGVDGRVLTVGDEHEGIDLRFNGESHLLNFPELVDATVTLYAQNEVFLDLAAARKRDGGDVRYESDVTELLDIEGENPGFRYTDKEGVSHEVRAKFVVAADGSRSFCRRQVPTGRFEEFTVRYPFGWFGILCEAPKSSPELIYANSDHGFALISQRSETVQRMYFQCDPEENVDNWSEDRIWAELQRRVDGPDGFQLKTGPIFDKTVLQFRSFVREPLRHGNMFLVGDAGHTVPPTGAKGLNLAFADVKVLFEALDSYFGSQAAKNSALLEAYSDTALKRVWKAQNFSYWMTSMLHTREDMTPFERKRALGELETIVGSTYGRQYLAESYTGWPHNGSANA; encoded by the coding sequence TTGACTGAAGGCACGACGACGAAGACTCAAGTTGCGATTGTGGGCGGCGGTCCCGCGGGACTCATGTTGTCCCATTTGTTGTCCCAGCGCGGCATCGACAACGTGGTCGTCGAAAAGCGCGATCACGACACCATTTACAACACGCACCGTGCCGGCATCCTAGAACAGCAGGCCGTCAAAATGCTCACCGAGACCGGCGTTGATGGGCGGGTCTTGACCGTGGGTGACGAGCATGAGGGAATTGACCTGCGGTTCAATGGCGAATCGCACCTACTCAACTTCCCAGAGCTCGTGGACGCTACCGTCACGCTCTACGCGCAGAACGAAGTCTTCCTGGATCTTGCAGCCGCCCGCAAGCGCGACGGCGGCGACGTGCGCTACGAATCCGACGTCACCGAACTGCTGGACATCGAAGGCGAGAACCCCGGCTTCCGCTACACGGACAAGGAAGGCGTTAGCCACGAAGTGCGCGCGAAGTTTGTGGTGGCAGCCGACGGCTCCCGCTCCTTCTGCCGCCGCCAAGTACCGACTGGCAGGTTCGAAGAATTCACGGTCCGCTACCCCTTCGGGTGGTTCGGCATCCTATGTGAAGCCCCCAAGTCCTCCCCGGAACTGATCTACGCAAACTCCGATCACGGCTTCGCGCTCATCTCCCAGCGCTCCGAAACCGTGCAGCGCATGTACTTCCAGTGCGACCCCGAAGAGAACGTCGACAACTGGTCAGAAGACCGCATTTGGGCCGAACTGCAGCGCCGCGTCGACGGACCGGACGGCTTCCAACTCAAGACCGGCCCCATCTTCGACAAGACCGTCCTCCAGTTCCGCTCCTTCGTGCGCGAACCACTGCGCCACGGCAACATGTTCCTCGTGGGCGACGCCGGACACACCGTCCCTCCCACGGGCGCGAAGGGCCTGAACCTGGCGTTCGCGGACGTCAAGGTGCTGTTCGAAGCCTTGGATTCCTACTTCGGTTCGCAAGCCGCCAAGAATTCGGCGCTGCTCGAGGCCTACTCTGACACCGCCCTGAAGCGCGTGTGGAAAGCCCAGAACTTCTCCTACTGGATGACCTCCATGTTGCACACGCGTGAAGACATGACGCCGTTCGAGCGCAAGCGCGCCCTCGGCGAACTCGAAACCATCGTGGGCTCCACCTACGGCCGCCAGTACCTCGCCGAGTCCTACACGGGCTGGCCACACAACGGTTCCGCAAACGCTTAG
- a CDS encoding IclR family transcriptional regulator: protein MANSPSGDSVLDRLVRILGAFSAQHSALTVSALARRANVPRATAYRLVESMVSHGLLERRDNGEVAVGLGLWEIVNRSASANDLKTIAMPFMEDVNQVVQHSTQLSILVEDEVLVLERLSRPGHAVNAAGIAKRMPLHRTSMGMVLLAFSAPHVAEGFMQRHGTEIALYHQDFRRSLDHIRRNGYATFDGFIDEETTGAAAPILDTRNRAVAAMGIVVPRESDQLPTAIAALRTAARGISRALSSLPA from the coding sequence ATGGCCAACTCCCCTTCCGGCGATTCAGTTCTGGATCGCTTGGTTCGCATCCTCGGCGCGTTCAGCGCGCAACACTCGGCACTGACCGTGAGTGCTCTGGCGCGCCGCGCGAACGTCCCGCGCGCCACCGCGTACCGGCTGGTGGAATCCATGGTCAGCCACGGCTTGCTGGAACGCCGGGACAACGGCGAAGTGGCTGTTGGCTTGGGGCTTTGGGAGATTGTGAATCGTTCTGCGAGCGCCAACGACCTCAAGACCATCGCCATGCCATTCATGGAGGACGTCAATCAGGTGGTCCAGCACAGCACCCAGCTCTCCATCCTGGTGGAGGACGAGGTGCTAGTACTGGAGCGGCTTTCGCGCCCCGGTCACGCAGTCAACGCCGCCGGCATCGCCAAGCGCATGCCGCTTCACCGCACCTCGATGGGCATGGTGCTCTTGGCATTCTCCGCGCCTCACGTGGCGGAGGGTTTCATGCAGCGTCACGGCACAGAAATAGCGCTCTATCATCAGGATTTCCGCCGCTCGCTGGATCACATTCGGCGTAACGGCTACGCGACCTTCGACGGTTTCATTGACGAAGAAACCACGGGTGCCGCCGCCCCCATTTTGGACACCAGAAACCGTGCCGTCGCCGCGATGGGCATCGTGGTTCCGCGGGAATCGGATCAGCTTCCCACCGCCATCGCCGCCCTGCGCACGGCGGCTCGCGGCATCAGTCGCGCCCTCTCCAGCCTGCCCGCGTAG
- a CDS encoding enoyl-CoA hydratase/isomerase family protein: MSNLVTAKIVDSIGVLTLNRPEKLNALNHEMVDAIAEVLQEWAGDPSVKMLFIQGAGERGLCAGGDIRAFYDFLKDGQPEHMLAFLRAEYAVNRAIATFPKPTIAYMDGICMGGGVGLSGHADVRIVTERSKVAMPETRIGLTPDVGGTHLLGHAPGRTGEYLGLTSSVMGPGDAIYAGFADMMIDSENYVDVVSTLPDLVGLSTADLSAALEVMYGASPNIAAKTRGALPESLEINQDWIDRAFAGETVADIMNALAEIPGEGPRAALEEMKTHSYLSQEAALQCIRAAREGNNLSQALEREYNMVEYVISFPDFVEGVRAQVVDKDRNPQWTIKGPEDVDREAISRVATNVPDPA; encoded by the coding sequence ATGAGCAACCTCGTGACTGCCAAGATTGTGGACAGCATCGGCGTCCTCACCCTGAATCGCCCAGAAAAGCTCAACGCGCTGAATCACGAGATGGTGGATGCCATCGCAGAAGTACTTCAGGAGTGGGCTGGCGATCCTTCGGTCAAGATGCTCTTCATTCAAGGCGCCGGCGAGCGCGGCCTCTGCGCAGGCGGAGACATCCGCGCGTTCTATGACTTCCTCAAGGACGGACAGCCGGAACACATGCTGGCGTTCTTGCGCGCCGAATACGCGGTGAATCGCGCCATCGCGACCTTCCCCAAACCCACCATCGCCTACATGGATGGCATCTGCATGGGCGGCGGAGTAGGCCTGTCCGGTCACGCAGACGTCCGCATCGTCACCGAACGCTCCAAGGTAGCGATGCCCGAAACCCGCATTGGCCTCACTCCGGACGTGGGAGGCACGCACTTGCTGGGCCACGCCCCTGGACGCACGGGCGAATACTTGGGACTAACCTCCTCCGTGATGGGTCCAGGCGACGCCATTTACGCCGGATTCGCGGACATGATGATCGATTCAGAGAACTACGTGGACGTCGTCTCCACTCTCCCGGACCTCGTGGGACTTTCCACCGCGGACCTCTCGGCTGCGCTCGAGGTCATGTACGGCGCCTCCCCCAACATCGCCGCCAAAACGCGTGGCGCACTCCCGGAGAGCCTCGAAATCAACCAGGACTGGATTGATCGGGCGTTCGCGGGCGAGACGGTCGCGGACATCATGAACGCACTTGCCGAAATTCCGGGCGAGGGACCTCGCGCTGCCCTTGAAGAGATGAAAACGCACTCTTACCTCAGCCAAGAAGCCGCTTTGCAGTGCATCCGCGCCGCTCGCGAAGGCAACAACCTCTCCCAAGCGCTTGAACGCGAATACAACATGGTGGAATACGTCATTTCCTTCCCAGATTTCGTGGAGGGCGTCCGTGCTCAGGTGGTGGATAAGGACCGCAATCCGCAGTGGACCATCAAGGGACCCGAGGACGTGGATCGTGAAGCGATCTCCCGCGTGGCCACCAACGTCCCAGACCCCGCGTAG
- the pcaG gene encoding protocatechuate 3,4-dioxygenase subunit alpha, translating to MAQAPDLKLVPTPGQTIGPFYGYALPYADGHKLVDRAHPGSIRLHGTVYDGKGAVVPDSMLEIWQADEHGNIAQKDGSLVRDGFTFTGWGRVAVDNVGHYTFQTVNPGATDEGKAPFIMLVVFARGLLNRLFTRIYLPEDTAALENDPLLKSLSEEQRKTLIATREENGDLRFDIHLQGENETVFLAYPRNGE from the coding sequence ATGGCACAGGCACCTGACCTTAAGCTGGTTCCCACCCCGGGCCAGACCATTGGCCCGTTCTACGGTTACGCGCTTCCGTATGCTGACGGACACAAGCTCGTGGATCGCGCTCACCCGGGTTCTATCCGTTTGCACGGCACCGTGTATGACGGCAAGGGCGCCGTGGTTCCGGACTCCATGTTGGAGATCTGGCAGGCGGACGAGCACGGCAACATTGCGCAGAAGGATGGCTCGCTGGTTCGTGACGGTTTCACGTTCACGGGCTGGGGCCGCGTGGCCGTGGACAACGTGGGTCACTACACGTTCCAGACCGTGAACCCTGGCGCTACCGATGAGGGCAAGGCGCCGTTCATCATGCTGGTGGTTTTCGCCCGCGGCTTGCTGAACCGCTTGTTCACGCGCATTTACTTGCCGGAGGACACGGCCGCTCTTGAAAACGACCCGCTGTTGAAGTCGCTTTCTGAGGAGCAGCGCAAGACGCTCATCGCTACCCGAGAGGAAAACGGCGATCTGCGCTTCGATATTCACTTGCAGGGCGAGAACGAAACCGTGTTCTTGGCGTACCCGCGCAACGGCGAATAG